A genomic window from Henckelia pumila isolate YLH828 unplaced genomic scaffold, ASM3356847v2 CTG_549, whole genome shotgun sequence includes:
- the LOC140873401 gene encoding kinesin-like protein KIN-1 isoform X3 has translation MFGIHHMFWCIMRNTKLHNTGAGKTYTMEGPKLIDCEEKEKGLLPRVVDGIFDINKHSNDTAKYTIKLSMVEIYMERVRDLFDLSKDNLQIKESREQGIFVSGVTEILVSDSAEALHCLSSGIANRAVGDTQMNVVSSRSHCIYIFSIQLKLRKEKRNCVRFGKLILVDLAGSEKAEKTGAGGRVLEEAKTINKSLSALGNVINALTCASTVRGNHIPYRDSKLTRILQDAIGGDSHTTLLCCCSPSPSNAPETLSTLRFGSRARHIKASTLVNFKGDEDTKSPESVSMIKDESCERILEKMRLRMKIEDVQLLEQLFILEGIFFDPNSTEETEAAYEDVISTTISSLQDAVKVLTIKVEELKNGKEALEKENKALKNQIIAAQSSPFLSRICMIFLRKQ, from the exons ACAGGAGCAGGAAAGACTTACACCATGGAG GGACCAAAATTAATAGATTGTGAGGAAAAAGAGAAAGGCTTGCTACCAAGAGTGGTGGATGGCATTTTTGacataaataaacattcaaACGACACGGCCAAGTACACGATTAAACTGTCAATG GTAGAAATATACATGGAGAGAGTAAG GGACCTTTTTGATCTATCCAAGGACAATTTGCAGATTAAGGAGAGCAGGGAGCAAGGAATATTTGTGTCTGGAGTGACGGAG ATCCTTGTATCAGATTCTGCAGAGGCATTACATTGCCTTTCG AGTGGAATAGCAAACAGAGCCGTTGGAGACACCc AAATGAATGTGGTCAGCAGTAGAAGTCACTGCATATACATATTTTCAATCCAGCTGAAACTAAGGAAGGAGAAAAG AAACTGCGTCAGGTTTGGAAAGTTAATCCTCGTAGACTTAGCCGGATCTGAGAAAGCAGAGAAGACTGGAGCTGGAGGCAGAGTTCTCGAAGAAGCAAAAACTATCAACAAATCACTGTCCGCACTTGGAAACGTGATAAATGCTTTAACTTGTGCTTCAACAGTGAGGGGGAATCATATCCCCTATCGTGACTCTAAGCTTACACGGATTTTGCAGGATGCTATT GGAGGAGACTCCCATACTACATTGCTCTGCTGCTGCTCACCAAGCCCATCAAATGCGCCAGAGACCTTGTCCACTCTTCGATTTGGTTCAAG AGCAAGACATATAAAGGCATCAACACTAGTAAATTTCAAAGGAGATGAAGACACCAAAAGTCCTGAATCAGTCTCAATGATCAAAGATGAGTCATGTGAGAGGATTTTGGAAAAG ATGAGACTGAGAATGAAGATCGAAGATGTCCAACTGCTAGAGCAGCTATTCATTTTGGAAGGAATTTTCTTCGACCCCAACTCGACTGAAGAAACGGAAGCAGCTTATGAAGATGTTATATCAACCACTATTTCATCTCTACAAGATGCTGTCAAAGTACTTACTATCAAAGTAGAAGAG CTCAAGAATGGCAAGGAGGCTTTGGAGAAGGAGAACAAGGCTCTCAAAAACCAGATCATAGCTGCTCAATCATCACCATTTCTGTCCCGGATTTGCATGATCTTCCTCAGAAAGCAGTGA